The DNA segment GTCTACGACCCCCACTGGAACCGTTCCGCGAAGACCCTGGCCGCCGCCCTGCCCGGCAGCGAGCTGCGGCCCGCGGCGGGCCGGGGCGCCGTCTTCAAGGTGATCGCGGGCACGGACTTCAAGGAGGTCACCCGAGTACGGGCCGGGGACCCGGGCGACCGGCGCGGGGGTGCGGTGACGGGGGACGAGGTGGCCTGCACGTAATTGCCCTTCGGCGCCGGGCCGGGGCCGGGGTGGCTGTTTCCGGTCAGTTGCGCTCGGATGCGCATTCCCCCTCGCGAGGGGTGGTTTCGGTCACGCCGGGACCTCAGGCCGGTGGCGGGTGCTCGCGCAGTTCCCCGCGCCCCTTCTTCGGCGCTGCGCGCATCCTCCCGACCGCGCGATCTCCGGTCGTACCCGGACCCCAGGCGGGTGGGGCTTCTCGCGCAGTTCCCCGCGCCCCTATAGAGGCGCTGTGCGCGCCCTTGCGCACAGGTGCGCCCCGGAAGGGGCGCGGGGAACTGCGCGAGCAACCCCCCACTTGCGTGAGGTCCGGGTACGAGCCGACACCACCCCCTCGGGAGGATGCGCGCAGCGCCGAAACAAGGGCCGCGGGGATGGGGGTACCTCCCATGCCCGTAAGGCAGTGGGGGAACATCAAACCCGGATGAAGCCGTCAGATCGCCAGGGACCCCAAGTGGCACCCGCGGTCGCATTCAAGCCACCGCCAAGCAATGACGTGACATACGCCACGTATGCCGGGTGTAAGGCAGACGTCCACATTCCAGCGGGCAGCAACCCCTATGCGGCCCGGCCCCCCACAGGGCTTTGCATCAGCTCTGCAACAGCCCCGGCCCGAAACCCCACGGCCCCTGTAAGCGCCCTGTCGGGAGCCTGCACACTGGCCCGTATGAGTGAATGGCGAGGGGGCCCCTCCGGTCCGGGCGGTGCCGGCGGAGGCTGGTCCGACGAGAACGGGCAGGGCCGATACGGCAGCGGCAGCGGCAGCGCACAGCCGGAGAGCGCGCGCACGATGCGCCGCGTCGACCGCGGGCAGGTTCCCCGACGCCCGTCGGCCCCGCCGGGCGCCCCCGCCAGACCACCGGTCATCCCGCCGCAGCAGGGGCGGCAGCCGGGCTCGTACTCCGACGGCTACGGCGGGGACGGCCCCTACGACAGCGGCTACAGCGACGGCCACGTCTACGGCTCCCGGCAGCACGGCGGCGGGGGCGGGTACGACGGCTACGACGGGTACGACCCGGGCCGCCGCCGGCCGAGCTGGGGCCGCCGGATCAAGTGGACCATCCTCACGCTGGTCGTCGTGCTGGTCGTGACGTCCATCGGCACCTACTTCTGGGCCGACTCCAAGCTCCGCAGGGACGTCGACCTCTCACAGGTGATCGACCGGCCCGCCGAGGGCCAGGGCACCAACTACCTGATCGTCGGCTCCGACAGCCGCGAGGGCATGTCCGACGCGGAGAAGAAGCAGCTGCACACCGGTTCCGCCGAGGGCAAGCGCACGGACTCCATGATCATTCTGCACGTCGGCGAGAACGGCGACACGATGATCTCGCTGCCCCGCGACTCCGACGTCGAGATCCCCTCGTTCAAGGGCTCGGAGTCGGGGAAGACGTTCCCGGCCACCGGCAGGCACACCAAGCTGAACGCCGCCTACTCCACCGACGGCCCCCAGCTGCTGGTGCGCACGATCGAGTACAACACCGGCCTGCACATCGACCACTACGCGGAGATCGGCTTCGCCGGCTTCGCGAACATCGTGGACGCCGTCGGCGGTGTGGACATGACCCTGGACCAGGGCTTCAAGGACAAGTACTCGGGCGCCGACTTCAAGGCGGGCAAGCAGACGCTCAACGGCCAGCAGGCGCTGGCGTTCGTCCGCACCCGGCACGCGTTCGCGACGAGCGACCTCCAGCGCACCAAGAACCAGCAGAAGTTCCTGGCGGCCCTCGCCCACCAGGTGGCCACGCCGGGGACGGTGCTCAACCCGTTCAAGCTGTACCCGGTGTTGGGCGCCGGCCTGGACTCGCTGATCGTCGACAAGGACATGAGCCTGTGGAACCTGGCGTCCATGTTCTGGGCGATGAAGGGCGTCTCCGGCGGTGAGGGCAAGTCCATGAACATGCCGATCTCCGGCTCCACCGGCGGCAACCTCGTCTGGGACAAGGCGAAGGTCAAGACGCTGGTGGACGAGCTGAAGAACGACCAGAAGGTGACGGTCACCAGCGACGAGTGAGACCGGGGCCCCGGGACACCCCGGCGCTCCCGAACACCCGGAGCCGGGGAGAACCGGAGCCCACCCCTTCGGCCACGGCCCGCCGATCCGTTCGGCGGGCCGTCGGCGTACCGTGGCCACGCCTCCTCGCCCCGGCTCCAGCCGCGGGGACCGCCGCGCCGATACCAGTTCCTACCGTGCCGCGGAGGAGCGGAAGTGCGGAATGACCTTCTCCCCCCACTGCCGGATCGTCTCCAGGCACACGCTCTGGGGTACGGTGCCCATCTGCACCAGGCAGATCACTTCGTCCGCTCCCGCGTCAGCCAGCTCCTCAACCCGCTCCATCGCCGTTTCCGCCGTACCGTAAGGATGGTCGGTGTTGTATGCGGCCACGTATTCGGGCCTGAACGGGACCTCGAACATGTCGAGTTCGTCGAGGACCTTCTGCTTGTTCCTGTCGAGAGCCTGCTGCCCGTCCAGTTCCGGGTCCTGCTGCGGGACGGGTCCGTCCCCGTACCAGTGCCGCGACGATTCGACGAAGAACTGCTGTCCTCGCAGGCCTATGGTGCGTGCCCGCTCGGCGTCGTCGAGGATGACGGTGGGACAGACGACCGCGAAGTGATCGTTGGTGACAGAGGAGAGAAGATCCCGGGCGGCGCGTTCTGCCCGTGCCTCGTCGTAGACCGCGCGCCGTTCGCGCGTCATCTCGGGCCCTCCGAATCCCAGGACCAGGGCTCCGACACCGAGCTTGGCGGCCGTCCGCAGCGTTTCTTCCTTGCTACAGGCCATGAAGAGCGGCGGGTGGGGATCCTGTAGGGGTCTGGGGAGGATCGATCCAGGACCGATATCCATGGATCCATGCCATTCGAACCGGTCGGTCCGCCAGATTCCGGTGAGGATCTCCAGTGCCTCGTGCACCTGCGCACGCGCGGTATCCGGATCGATTCCGTACAGGGACATCTCTTGTTTGCTGCCACCGTGCCCGGCACCGATGTCAAGCCGTCCGCCGGACAGCACATCGAGCATTGCCGTGCGCTCGGCGAGGCGCACGGGATGCTGGTATCCGAACGGCATGGTCACGACGCCGTGTCCGATCCGGATACGGGAGGTCCGGGCAGCCACCCAGGTAAGGAAGACCTCGGACGCGCTCATATGCGAGTACCACTTCAGCCCGTGGTGCTCCACGGCCCAGACACGGTCGAACCCGACCTGGTCGGCGAGTACGGCCTGTTCGACAGAATCCCTCAACATCTGCCGTTCCAGTTCTGGCGTGGCTGATGGCACCTGTCCTACGACGAAGAGGGAAAACTGCACGTGATTCTCCTGAATCTCGCGTCACCGGTTCGGTGGTGGTCCTCGGGGGCCCGGCATGCCGCCCGGACCCCCGAGTCAGCACGGGCGCTGATCAGAACTTCGTGCAGCCGGTGCTCGCGGTCGTGCTGGTGCACAGGCCGGACTCGGCAAGCCGGTCGTGGGACGGGGTCTCACTCTCCAGCAGCTGAAGCGCCAGCACCTCTTCCATCGCCTCGCTGGATTCCATGGGCATCAGTCGCTCCTTCGGTGATTCCTGCGGAACGGCCCCCGGAGTCGGGAGCCGCCATCCCTTTCCTGCACGAGGAAGGTTCCTGTGCCTGCACGAGGAAGGTTCCCGTACGAGGAACGGGAGTGCGGTGGGGCAGCCTCTCCGGTCTGCCTACCTGGTGAGATGGTCCAGAGTGAAGAAGGCATCCCGCGTGTCGTCCAGGAGGCGGGTCAGAGCGAGGAGGACCCCGGCGGATCCGCTCCACAGCTCCGTACTGAAACGCATGAGGTATTCCCCGTGGAAGCGGGCACCGTCGCCGTCGGAGACCGCGTGGCAGAACAGGGCCTGGGCGGCCTTGACCGCTGCCTCGTGACTGGCGGCGGAGCCGGTGAGGGATGCGTGTTCGGCGAGCGCGAAGACGAGGCCTGACTGGCCTTCGTAGAGACCCGCGTAGTAGGTCGTCGCGGCCGTACTCGCACGGACGGCGTCGGTGACCGAGGCTGCCAGGTCCTCATCGGCGAATGGGAGGTACCGCGATGCCACCGTGGCGTAACCAGCCGACCCGCGGTAGAGATAGGGGTAAAGGCGTTGGTCTTCCGTGGAGACGCGGAATCCGATACCGCCGCCGGGAAACGGATCTGCTTTGGCGGCTTCGTCGCGCAGGAGAGCAAGGCCGTTCCGCTTGGCGTTCTCGTCGTCGAGAATCCGGTACAGGTAGTAGTCGAGGAGTGCGACGCCGACCTGCCCGTGCAGGAGCCCGGTCGCGCCGTCGGTCTCCAGCGCGTTGAGGAGATCGTCTCCGGCCGGAACGGACGCTCGGATTCGCTGGGCCGCTTCCAGGTGCTTTTCGTTCTTGTCGTGCCCGTACAGCGCCAGATGCGCCAGAGCGATCCCTGCCGCTCCCTCGCCCAGGGTGGCGATCCTGGCCAGGATGGGATGGCTTTCCGCCGATGCCAGCAGCGTGTTCGCCTCTTCGACCATTCCATGGTCGGCCAGCACCCAGGCGATGCCCGCGCTGCCGGAGTGCAGCCCCGGTGCCGGCTGCGTGCTTTCGTCCAGGCTCTCCCGGCGGAACCGTTCCAGTACGTCACGCGGGGCTTCTCGCCCGGCCAGGCGCAACGCGTGCAGGACTCCCGCGGTTCCGTAGATGACGGCGTGCTTGTGCGCGTAGTACGCCCGGGGAACGGTGGGGAATATGACCCGTCCCTCCGGGTCCGCCGCACTGAGGATCGAATCGGCCACAGCGCTCTGAAGCTTCCGCAGGCTGCCCATGGTGTCGTCGCTCACCTGGCTTGGTGCGGGAAGCGTCGTCGGGACATCGACGGCCGCGAAGGCGGTGGCCTGCCGCCAGAGGTGGTCCGGGACGGCATTTCCCGAGGTGCGGCGCATCAGGTCCCTCAGGTGATGCAGTGCCGCGGGTTCCCGCTCGGTGACGTGGACCTTCATACCGAAGGTCAGCAGTTGGGTGAGAGCTGCGAGGCCGTATCGGTCGCAGTATGTGGGATCCTTCCCCATCATCTCCCTGAGCTGGTCGTCGGGGAGGTCCGGGAAGTAGCCCGGGGTGCCGAACAGGGAGAGCGGGTTGCCGACCTTCTCGGCCGTCTCGAAGTCGATGAGCCGCACGGCATCGTCGTCATCCACGAGAATGTTCCGGGGACTGACGTCGAGGAAGACGTAGCCTGCTTCGTGCAACCGGTCCAGGGCACGGCTCAACTGCTCGACGATGCGGGTGCAGCGCTCCCAGTACGTCCGGTAGTAGTCGCCGTCCGGGGAAACGGTGAATCCCGGGTGGTGGTTCGTCACCCATTCGAGCAGGGACACTCCGGGTATCAACTCGCTGACGAGGTAGGTGTGTTCCCAGCGTCTGAAGAACTTCACAGGCGCGGGGGCCACTCCCGGCACGCTGCCGTCCAGTTCCTGGAGGATCCGGTGTTCGTGTGCGAGGTGATCGGGTGAGGACGTGCCGTCCGGATACAGCCCGGAGTGCGCTCTGGCTTCCTTGACGAAGACCTTTTCGCCGTTCTCGGCCAAGGTGGCAATATAGGCTCCGCCGCCGTTGGAATGCCGGAGAAGCTTGTTGAAGGTCAGCCCCTCGAACGAGATGGTCCGGGGTGCGGGTCCGGAAGAGGCGGTGTAGTGGGTGAGCGGCCTGGTGTCGGCGAGAAAGGGATCCGTGATCCCGTCAGGCAGGGTGAACGACAGCCCCCGGACGTCGGGCACGAGTTTTCCGGACCCGTCCGGCACCATGAGTTCCTCGGAACCGTCGGGCTGCCTCACCGGAATGGTCTCGAACGCACCGTACCGGTAGGAGACCACGTGTGAGTCGCGCCAGCGCCGGTCACCGAGAATGTACGGGCCCTCTTCGTCGGGAAGAGCGGCATGGAGTTCTTCCATGAGCGCCCTGGACGCCTTCTCGTCGAGAGGGTAGGCGGCCATGAACTTGCCGTTCTGCGCTCGGGGGGCGTGCTTGTGATGCAGCATCACGAAGTAGGCACGCGCGCCGACGTGCTTGAAAGCGATGTTCTGCCGTACGCAGACGGCCGCCACGATGTCGAGCACTTCCTGGACCCGCGGCAGAGCAGCGGAGACGTGCACCTTCCAGCCGTGCGTGGCGATTTCGGCCTCAGGCGGCTTGTAGATGGACCAGAACGACATTTCCTTGCGATCCCAGGTGGACGGGACACCGCCCGCGGTATATATCTGCCCCAGGTCTCTGCTCTCGTACAGGGGACGGTAGAAATCCGGGTGAGCCTGCAGGTAGGAAATGTAGTTGTGGTCCATCAAACCGCCTTCACACACATGACGAGCACGGGAAGCATTGTCAGCGCGCGCAGACCACCGGCACCCCGTCACCGCGCTCGTGAACGCAGTGGACCAACGTGGACCAGGTGGATTGAGTGCAGTGCCGATCCGGAGCAGTCAGGGACGAGAGGCACCGTACAGCGTTGGCCTGATCCTTGGCCAGACCGCACGCCGTGTGCGACCACCTCTCCTCAATTCGGCTCATGTCGGCCGGATTGACGGCTTGTGTATACGGAGGGAACCATTCATACGGCAGTGACGAATCAGCCGGGGTGTGGACGGCTGCGACGGCCTTCCTGTCCCGCTGTTTGTATACGGGGATCGTCGTAACAGCCACAAAAACCTGACCTCGGCATTTCACCGGGAATTGCAGGCATGGCGACAGTGGTGGCCGCCGGGGGTTCCAGGGCGGGCAGCGCGTCCGGGCCCGTGTGGATGTCGGGGCCCGGCCCCTTCGAACCGCGGCCCACCGATCCGTTCCGCGGGCCGTCGGCGTACCGTGCCCGGCAGGGCGGTGACCGTTGCGGCCCCGGGTGAGAAGGGGTGAGGCAGGACGTGCCGGAGGACGCAGCGACGACCAACATGTCCGCGACCAGGACGCCCGCCCTCGCCACCGGGCCCACCGCCCCGCCCGACGACCTCCCCCGGGTGGCGGCCTTCCGCCAGGCCCTCGGCGTGGACGCCCTGGTGGACGTGCACACCCACTTCATGCCCGAGCGCGTCCTGACGAAGGTGTGGGCGTACTTCGACGCGGCCGGCCCGCTCGTCGGCCGCCCCTGGCCGATCGCCTACCGGGAGGAGGAGCAGCGTCGCCTCGACATCCTCCGCGGCTACGGCGTGAGCGCCTTCACGTCGCTGCTCTACCCGCACCGTCCGGGCATGGCCCGCTGGCTGAACGACTGGGCGGCGGACTTCGCCGCCCGCACCCCCGACTGCCTGCACTCGGCGACGTTCTTCGCGGAGCCGGAGGCCGCCGAGGACGTGCGCCGAGCGCTGGCGCAGGGCGCGCGGGTCTTCAAGTGCCATGTGCAGGTCGGCGGCTTCGACCCCAACGACCCATGGCTCGACCCGGTCTGGGGCCTGCTGGCCGACTCCGGCGTCCCCGTGGTCACCCACTGCGGCTCGGGCCCCGCCCCCGGCGCCTTCACCGGCCCCGCCCCGATCGCGGCGCTCCTCGCCCGCCACCCCCGCCTGCGGCTGGTCGTCGCGCACCTGGGCATGCCGGAGTACGAGGAGTTCCTGACCCTCGCGGAACGCCACGCCGGCGTGATGCTGGACACCACGATGGCGTTCACCCCCTTCGTCGAGTCGGAGGCCCCCTTCCCCCGCACGGCACTCCCCCGCCTCGCCGCGTTGGGCGACCGCATACTCCTCGGCACGGACTTCCCCAACATCCCGTACGCCTACGCGGACGCCCTCACGTCC comes from the Streptomyces sp. TS71-3 genome and includes:
- a CDS encoding LCP family protein, which produces MSEWRGGPSGPGGAGGGWSDENGQGRYGSGSGSAQPESARTMRRVDRGQVPRRPSAPPGAPARPPVIPPQQGRQPGSYSDGYGGDGPYDSGYSDGHVYGSRQHGGGGGYDGYDGYDPGRRRPSWGRRIKWTILTLVVVLVVTSIGTYFWADSKLRRDVDLSQVIDRPAEGQGTNYLIVGSDSREGMSDAEKKQLHTGSAEGKRTDSMIILHVGENGDTMISLPRDSDVEIPSFKGSESGKTFPATGRHTKLNAAYSTDGPQLLVRTIEYNTGLHIDHYAEIGFAGFANIVDAVGGVDMTLDQGFKDKYSGADFKAGKQTLNGQQALAFVRTRHAFATSDLQRTKNQQKFLAALAHQVATPGTVLNPFKLYPVLGAGLDSLIVDKDMSLWNLASMFWAMKGVSGGEGKSMNMPISGSTGGNLVWDKAKVKTLVDELKNDQKVTVTSDE
- a CDS encoding LLM class flavin-dependent oxidoreductase → MQFSLFVVGQVPSATPELERQMLRDSVEQAVLADQVGFDRVWAVEHHGLKWYSHMSASEVFLTWVAARTSRIRIGHGVVTMPFGYQHPVRLAERTAMLDVLSGGRLDIGAGHGGSKQEMSLYGIDPDTARAQVHEALEILTGIWRTDRFEWHGSMDIGPGSILPRPLQDPHPPLFMACSKEETLRTAAKLGVGALVLGFGGPEMTRERRAVYDEARAERAARDLLSSVTNDHFAVVCPTVILDDAERARTIGLRGQQFFVESSRHWYGDGPVPQQDPELDGQQALDRNKQKVLDELDMFEVPFRPEYVAAYNTDHPYGTAETAMERVEELADAGADEVICLVQMGTVPQSVCLETIRQWGEKVIPHFRSSAAR
- a CDS encoding class III lanthipeptide, producing the protein MPMESSEAMEEVLALQLLESETPSHDRLAESGLCTSTTASTGCTKF
- the lanKC gene encoding class III lanthionine synthetase LanKC translates to MTGCRWSARADNASRARHVCEGGLMDHNYISYLQAHPDFYRPLYESRDLGQIYTAGGVPSTWDRKEMSFWSIYKPPEAEIATHGWKVHVSAALPRVQEVLDIVAAVCVRQNIAFKHVGARAYFVMLHHKHAPRAQNGKFMAAYPLDEKASRALMEELHAALPDEEGPYILGDRRWRDSHVVSYRYGAFETIPVRQPDGSEELMVPDGSGKLVPDVRGLSFTLPDGITDPFLADTRPLTHYTASSGPAPRTISFEGLTFNKLLRHSNGGGAYIATLAENGEKVFVKEARAHSGLYPDGTSSPDHLAHEHRILQELDGSVPGVAPAPVKFFRRWEHTYLVSELIPGVSLLEWVTNHHPGFTVSPDGDYYRTYWERCTRIVEQLSRALDRLHEAGYVFLDVSPRNILVDDDDAVRLIDFETAEKVGNPLSLFGTPGYFPDLPDDQLREMMGKDPTYCDRYGLAALTQLLTFGMKVHVTEREPAALHHLRDLMRRTSGNAVPDHLWRQATAFAAVDVPTTLPAPSQVSDDTMGSLRKLQSAVADSILSAADPEGRVIFPTVPRAYYAHKHAVIYGTAGVLHALRLAGREAPRDVLERFRRESLDESTQPAPGLHSGSAGIAWVLADHGMVEEANTLLASAESHPILARIATLGEGAAGIALAHLALYGHDKNEKHLEAAQRIRASVPAGDDLLNALETDGATGLLHGQVGVALLDYYLYRILDDENAKRNGLALLRDEAAKADPFPGGGIGFRVSTEDQRLYPYLYRGSAGYATVASRYLPFADEDLAASVTDAVRASTAATTYYAGLYEGQSGLVFALAEHASLTGSAASHEAAVKAAQALFCHAVSDGDGARFHGEYLMRFSTELWSGSAGVLLALTRLLDDTRDAFFTLDHLTR
- a CDS encoding amidohydrolase family protein; translation: MSATRTPALATGPTAPPDDLPRVAAFRQALGVDALVDVHTHFMPERVLTKVWAYFDAAGPLVGRPWPIAYREEEQRRLDILRGYGVSAFTSLLYPHRPGMARWLNDWAADFAARTPDCLHSATFFAEPEAAEDVRRALAQGARVFKCHVQVGGFDPNDPWLDPVWGLLADSGVPVVTHCGSGPAPGAFTGPAPIAALLARHPRLRLVVAHLGMPEYEEFLTLAERHAGVMLDTTMAFTPFVESEAPFPRTALPRLAALGDRILLGTDFPNIPYAYADALTSLEATGLGREWLRAVCRDNGVRVFGL